One genomic window of Eggerthella timonensis includes the following:
- the gluQRS gene encoding tRNA glutamyl-Q(34) synthetase GluQRS: MAPSEEAPAQGPVVGRFAPSPTGRMHAGNVFAALTAWLVAKSQGGKIVLRIEDLDAERSKPAYVDAAQRDFEALGLFWDEGPYFQHDRTEAYRAAFDELRARDLVYPCFCTRADLHAASAPHRGEKPVYPGTCRSLGDEEREARARERTPAQRLLVPDERIAFIDQVQGPYEQNLASDCGDFLVRRSDGAFAYQLAVVVDDAAQGVTSVVRGVDLLCSTPQQLYLQGLLGLPHPTYAHIPLLVAERDRRLSKRDRDAALDALLERFKTPAGVIGHIAGITGLAPTCDPATPEQLLATFDPTALPAAFDDLVQVRWR, from the coding sequence ATGGCGCCCTCCGAGGAGGCCCCGGCCCAAGGCCCTGTGGTCGGCCGGTTCGCGCCGTCTCCGACGGGGCGGATGCACGCGGGCAACGTGTTCGCGGCGCTCACGGCGTGGCTCGTGGCGAAGTCGCAGGGCGGAAAGATCGTGCTGCGCATCGAGGACCTCGACGCCGAGCGATCGAAGCCCGCCTACGTCGACGCGGCGCAGCGCGACTTCGAGGCGCTCGGGCTTTTCTGGGACGAGGGGCCTTACTTCCAGCACGACCGCACGGAAGCCTATCGCGCGGCCTTCGACGAGCTGCGCGCCCGCGACCTCGTCTACCCCTGCTTCTGCACGCGCGCCGACCTGCATGCGGCCTCGGCGCCGCACCGCGGCGAGAAGCCGGTGTATCCGGGCACCTGCCGCAGCCTCGGCGACGAGGAACGGGAGGCCCGCGCACGAGAGCGCACGCCCGCGCAGCGCCTGCTCGTGCCCGACGAGCGCATCGCCTTCATCGACCAGGTGCAGGGGCCTTACGAGCAGAACCTCGCTTCCGACTGCGGCGACTTCCTCGTGCGGCGCTCGGACGGCGCCTTCGCCTACCAGCTGGCCGTCGTCGTAGACGACGCGGCACAGGGCGTCACGTCGGTGGTGCGCGGCGTGGACCTTTTGTGCTCGACGCCGCAGCAGCTCTACCTTCAAGGGCTGCTCGGCCTGCCGCATCCGACCTATGCGCATATCCCCCTGCTCGTCGCCGAGCGCGACCGGCGCCTCTCGAAGCGCGATCGCGACGCCGCGCTCGACGCGCTGCTCGAGCGCTTCAAGACGCCCGCAGGCGTCATCGGGCACATCGCCGGCATCACCGGACTCGCTCCCACGTGCGATCCCGCCACGCCCGAGCAGCTGTTGGCGACGTTCGACCCCACCGCGCTGCCCGCAGCCTTCGACGACCTTGTGCAGGTGCGCTGGAGGTAG
- a CDS encoding molybdopterin-containing oxidoreductase family protein, translated as MAETTLTRRSFVKASALAGATAAFGVSMAGCMQEAPKEEGGSAGGAQEELVRMKTSCHGCIQMCPAVAYLKDGVVVRLEGDPDAPVSRGSLCIKGLNQLHTMYSPRRVLHPLRRAGERGENKWEVISWDEAVEEAATHICDAIDKYGPYAFFASVGGGGSYSFMEAMTLPMAFGSPTVFEPGCAQCYLPRWSLSKLFYGGNDQSIADNAVQEIFRTGDDNKAEVVVLWGAQPSVSQTAESGRGMAELRAKGVKTIVVDPNFSPDAVKADVWLPVRPATDTGLLLCWFRYIFENKLYDEEFTKYWTNLPFLIDPDTKLPVKAQELFPDFEQTTPENTPAYVCFDLKTNAVAPFEFSAPADAAVDPEIFWTGDFEGKTYKTAGQIYKEEADPWTLERTAENCWLDAAKIEEAIKIYTDAKVAGIANGVASDMTESASQVPLGCMGLDAIMGYVNKPGCTMTQYGAAGAQPVKRPVTYNNGFDGMFSDMYGIGAVVGMSDAENEARAKKLGEENPQQKLANQLLVDRLGMKDHKGLYAWCHSHIPTVREAIATGEPYKPRVWFDMSGNKLAMLGNAKSWYEVFPEVDYIIGQYPMLTSFHIEAADLVFPVREWLEEPMVNMTQLNTQWLQNECVHIGETVSHSIPAAQVVAKCAEKMGGELPGLKPGYLGSATEEEVKASVAETLHAPSWDELVKDTDKYVPFVTPAEEYFQYNQHETVVDDGLPAGFGTESRKIEVYCQILLKLARTGYPFCYPEPQEPCEDYSPICSYIEPAESPLADEQYPFVLTSGRVPYFHHGTMRHAALSRELFPTAEIRINPASAEELGIEHLDWVKVSSRRGEVHARAYLTEGVHPKCVWMERFWNPECYDESQSNPTAGWRECNVNVLTKNDAPFNEVYGSYTNRGFTVSIEKSEKPANVWVEPGEFAPFLPTEEMLSEAQTKDVF; from the coding sequence ATGGCTGAAACCACGTTGACGCGCCGAAGCTTCGTCAAGGCGTCCGCGCTCGCGGGCGCGACGGCGGCATTCGGCGTCTCGATGGCCGGCTGCATGCAGGAGGCCCCGAAGGAAGAGGGCGGCTCTGCGGGTGGCGCGCAAGAAGAGCTCGTGAGGATGAAGACGTCCTGCCACGGCTGCATCCAGATGTGCCCGGCCGTCGCGTATCTGAAGGACGGCGTCGTCGTGAGGCTGGAAGGCGACCCCGACGCGCCGGTGAGCCGCGGCAGCCTCTGCATCAAAGGGCTCAACCAGCTGCACACCATGTACAGCCCGCGGCGCGTGCTGCACCCGCTCAGGCGGGCGGGCGAGCGCGGCGAGAACAAATGGGAGGTCATCAGCTGGGACGAGGCCGTCGAGGAGGCGGCCACGCACATCTGCGACGCCATCGACAAGTACGGCCCCTATGCCTTTTTCGCCAGCGTCGGAGGCGGCGGCTCGTACTCGTTCATGGAGGCTATGACGCTGCCGATGGCGTTCGGATCGCCTACGGTGTTCGAGCCGGGCTGCGCCCAATGCTACCTGCCGCGCTGGAGCCTGTCGAAGCTGTTCTACGGCGGCAACGACCAGTCCATCGCGGACAACGCCGTGCAGGAGATCTTCCGCACGGGCGACGACAACAAGGCCGAGGTCGTGGTGCTGTGGGGCGCCCAGCCTTCCGTCAGCCAGACGGCCGAATCGGGCCGCGGCATGGCCGAGCTGCGCGCCAAGGGGGTGAAGACCATCGTCGTCGATCCCAACTTCTCGCCCGATGCCGTGAAGGCCGACGTGTGGCTGCCGGTGCGCCCGGCCACCGACACGGGCCTCTTGCTGTGCTGGTTCCGCTACATCTTCGAGAACAAGCTCTACGACGAGGAATTCACCAAGTACTGGACGAACCTGCCCTTCCTCATCGACCCGGATACGAAGCTGCCGGTGAAGGCGCAGGAGTTGTTCCCGGACTTCGAGCAGACCACGCCCGAGAACACCCCGGCCTACGTGTGCTTCGATCTCAAGACGAACGCGGTGGCGCCCTTCGAGTTCTCTGCGCCCGCTGACGCGGCGGTCGACCCCGAGATCTTCTGGACGGGGGATTTCGAGGGCAAAACGTACAAGACGGCCGGCCAGATCTACAAGGAGGAAGCCGACCCCTGGACCCTCGAGCGCACCGCCGAGAACTGCTGGCTCGACGCCGCCAAGATCGAGGAGGCCATCAAGATCTACACCGATGCGAAGGTGGCCGGCATCGCCAACGGCGTGGCGTCCGACATGACCGAGTCGGCCAGCCAGGTGCCGCTCGGCTGCATGGGCCTCGACGCCATCATGGGCTACGTCAACAAGCCCGGCTGCACGATGACGCAGTACGGCGCAGCGGGCGCGCAGCCTGTGAAGCGCCCGGTCACGTACAACAACGGATTCGACGGCATGTTCTCCGACATGTACGGCATCGGCGCGGTCGTGGGCATGAGCGACGCCGAGAACGAGGCGCGCGCCAAGAAGCTGGGGGAGGAGAACCCGCAGCAGAAGCTGGCGAACCAGCTGCTCGTCGACCGCCTGGGCATGAAGGACCACAAGGGCCTGTACGCCTGGTGCCACAGCCATATCCCCACGGTGCGCGAGGCCATCGCCACGGGCGAGCCGTACAAGCCGCGCGTATGGTTCGACATGTCGGGCAACAAGCTTGCCATGCTGGGCAACGCGAAATCGTGGTACGAGGTGTTCCCCGAAGTGGACTACATCATCGGCCAGTACCCCATGCTCACCTCGTTCCATATCGAGGCCGCCGACCTCGTGTTCCCTGTGCGCGAGTGGCTTGAAGAGCCCATGGTGAACATGACCCAGCTCAACACGCAGTGGCTGCAGAACGAGTGCGTGCACATCGGCGAGACGGTCTCGCATTCCATCCCCGCCGCTCAGGTGGTGGCGAAATGCGCCGAGAAGATGGGCGGCGAGCTGCCCGGCCTCAAACCCGGCTACCTGGGCAGCGCGACCGAGGAGGAGGTCAAGGCCTCCGTCGCCGAGACGCTGCACGCTCCCAGCTGGGACGAGCTGGTCAAGGACACCGACAAGTACGTGCCCTTCGTCACGCCGGCCGAGGAGTACTTCCAGTACAACCAGCACGAGACGGTGGTGGACGACGGGCTGCCAGCGGGCTTCGGCACCGAGAGCCGCAAGATCGAAGTGTACTGCCAGATCCTGCTCAAGCTGGCGCGCACGGGCTACCCGTTCTGCTACCCGGAGCCGCAGGAGCCCTGCGAGGACTACAGCCCCATCTGCTCCTACATCGAGCCGGCGGAAAGCCCGCTCGCAGACGAGCAGTATCCTTTCGTGCTCACGTCGGGCCGCGTGCCGTACTTCCACCACGGCACCATGCGCCACGCCGCGCTCTCCCGCGAACTGTTCCCGACCGCCGAGATCCGCATCAACCCGGCCAGCGCCGAGGAGCTGGGCATCGAGCACCTGGACTGGGTGAAGGTGTCGAGCCGCCGCGGCGAGGTGCACGCGCGCGCCTACCTCACCGAAGGCGTGCATCCCAAGTGCGTGTGGATGGAGCGTTTCTGGAACCCCGAGTGCTACGACGAGTCCCAATCCAACCCGACGGCCGGGTGGCGCGAGTGCAACGTCAACGTGCTGACGAAGAACGACGCCCCGTTCAACGAGGTATACGGCTCCTACACCAACCGCGGCTTCACGGTGAGCATCGAGAAGTCGGAAAAGCCCGCGAACGTGTGGGTGGAGCCCGGTGAGTTCGCCCCGTTCCTGCCGACTGAGGAGATGCTGTCCGAAGCTCAGACGAAGGATGTGTTCTGA
- a CDS encoding 4Fe-4S dicluster domain-containing protein, with amino-acid sequence MRNCLVIDLDRCSGCDSCIAACKLENDVDLGVYYNRVHAVGPTGTFPDIEQYWLPLQCQQCENPGCIEVCPTGASYRDEATGVVLVNAEECIGCESCLTGCPYNVRQLNPNTNVVEKCTLCFQRHENETWEPACVHNCCCGARYFGDLDDANSSAAKAVAAAGAENCHQLDDPHGLKPATVYILSAKTAAWQDDPATTERVAVS; translated from the coding sequence ATGAGAAACTGCCTGGTTATCGACCTCGACCGCTGCAGCGGGTGCGACAGCTGCATCGCGGCCTGCAAGCTTGAGAACGACGTGGACCTGGGCGTGTACTACAACCGCGTGCACGCCGTGGGCCCCACGGGGACCTTCCCGGACATCGAGCAGTACTGGCTGCCCCTGCAATGCCAGCAATGCGAGAACCCCGGGTGCATCGAGGTGTGCCCGACGGGCGCGTCGTACCGCGACGAGGCCACGGGCGTGGTGCTCGTGAACGCCGAGGAGTGCATCGGGTGCGAGTCGTGCCTGACGGGTTGCCCGTACAACGTGCGCCAGCTCAACCCAAACACGAACGTGGTGGAGAAGTGCACGCTGTGCTTCCAGCGCCATGAGAACGAGACCTGGGAGCCGGCCTGCGTGCACAACTGCTGCTGCGGCGCGCGCTACTTCGGCGACCTCGACGACGCGAACAGCTCGGCGGCGAAGGCCGTCGCGGCGGCGGGCGCCGAGAACTGCCACCAGCTCGACGACCCGCACGGCTTGAAGCCGGCGACCGTCTACATCTTGTCCGCGAAGACCGCAGCATGGCAGGACGATCCCGCGACGACGGAACGCGTTGCCGTTTCGTAG
- a CDS encoding TorD/DmsD family molecular chaperone, with amino-acid sequence MMTETSSVPGIASALEGRAAFYDAVAALYYKPLTQEQIDRIADGGLGAFADTSELVAEGLHDMERAVAKRHSGTRQELAVDFTGAFAGTSSWKGRYATPYESVFTSEEGLLFQESYHEVHRLYRENGVRKGAGFDFPDDHLSYICELQAVLARRAVEALEAGDAEGALEQVCRSQAVLRDHVLSWFDDFEETALLLVKTRFYRGVLKMTKGFFLFDAGVLEDLAEELERL; translated from the coding sequence ATGATGACGGAAACGAGCAGCGTCCCGGGCATCGCCTCGGCGCTCGAGGGCCGCGCAGCCTTCTACGACGCGGTGGCGGCGCTCTACTACAAGCCGCTGACGCAGGAGCAGATCGACCGCATCGCTGACGGGGGGCTCGGCGCGTTCGCCGACACGAGCGAGCTGGTGGCCGAAGGGCTGCACGACATGGAGCGCGCGGTGGCCAAGCGCCATTCCGGCACGCGCCAGGAGCTGGCGGTGGACTTCACCGGCGCGTTCGCCGGCACGTCGTCGTGGAAGGGGCGCTACGCCACGCCCTACGAGTCGGTGTTCACGAGCGAGGAGGGGCTGCTGTTCCAGGAGTCCTACCACGAAGTGCACCGCCTGTACCGCGAGAACGGCGTGCGGAAAGGCGCGGGCTTCGATTTCCCCGACGACCACCTGTCGTACATCTGCGAGCTCCAAGCCGTCCTGGCCCGACGTGCCGTCGAGGCGCTCGAGGCGGGCGACGCCGAAGGGGCGCTGGAGCAGGTGTGCCGCTCGCAAGCCGTGCTGCGCGACCACGTGCTGTCGTGGTTCGACGACTTCGAGGAGACGGCGCTGCTCCTCGTGAAGACGCGCTTCTACCGGGGCGTCCTGAAGATGACCAAGGGGTTCTTCCTGTTCGATGCCGGCGTGCTCGAAGATTTGGCGGAGGAGTTGGAAAGGCTATGA
- a CDS encoding ferric reductase-like transmembrane domain-containing protein — MTFALVLACTIVACFALRNPLKACPMAFYAAAVLADVAFLAGTFWGMPRDVWSAFFVLVQKCLLPLALFVVVMYIGVLPQGSRPCRWLKAVRAELSIVAWILSLGHMAVYGATYLPRLLTGGRTDANVVASFVVAVVLLALLLVLGVTSFNAVKRRMRTETWKNVQRLAYPFFLLVYAHLLLMLAPSALHGGIAATASVAVYSAVFAAYIVLRLVRAVRERRARDAV, encoded by the coding sequence ATGACGTTCGCCCTCGTGCTCGCATGCACGATAGTCGCTTGCTTCGCGCTGCGCAATCCCCTCAAGGCCTGCCCGATGGCGTTCTACGCGGCCGCCGTGCTCGCGGACGTCGCGTTCTTGGCCGGCACGTTTTGGGGCATGCCGCGCGATGTGTGGAGCGCGTTCTTCGTCCTCGTCCAGAAATGCCTGCTGCCGCTCGCCCTGTTCGTCGTCGTGATGTACATCGGCGTGCTCCCACAGGGTTCGCGACCGTGCCGGTGGCTCAAGGCGGTGCGCGCCGAGCTGTCAATCGTCGCATGGATCCTCTCGCTCGGACACATGGCGGTGTACGGCGCCACCTACCTGCCGCGTCTTCTCACGGGTGGGAGGACGGACGCGAACGTCGTCGCATCGTTCGTCGTGGCCGTCGTGCTGTTGGCGTTGCTCCTCGTGCTGGGCGTCACGTCCTTCAACGCGGTGAAGCGCCGCATGCGCACCGAGACCTGGAAGAACGTGCAACGGCTGGCGTACCCGTTCTTCCTGCTCGTGTACGCGCACCTCCTGCTGATGCTGGCGCCTTCGGCGCTGCACGGCGGCATTGCCGCCACGGCGAGCGTTGCGGTATACTCGGCAGTGTTCGCGGCGTACATCGTTCTGCGGCTCGTCCGCGCCGTGCGGGAGCGTCGCGCGCGCGACGCCGTCTGA
- a CDS encoding helix-turn-helix transcriptional regulator: MKAFPEKLVKACPSVPYLALGIWLAWAYIAYSGTAWLSDTEVNGANISTMYIVSTLAFGIALLAAACAGQRVRRLIDRPQAVLAGGAAASLGCLVIILIGPYYLMPVLSDEVTNVVFYIASACTGVGTSVIGLKCGQLYGGIAPRKAILYTALSHVVIALIYFTVIGSPAWQPVAGGPSLTGIVAFVSMPFAAAAASALSFIAPPSEKGAPEDRSSRFPRSFWKLIAVTFVFSFVVVALRSMLVEVSPVDVTLDNTRLVMLLRMVMALVFAAAAIGVEGERFDFGKIYSVIMAAVVALIAFCPIVGVTHLGWSALVTFLSAIFEFVLWCILAFVVYQRHISAVLVFGYGYGMFMAGSGAGWLAGVHLFPQIAVTSNSIVLYLVLAFAVLACAFVLFSEKEFDRLFKPEGAGEASLDDLLGDELPDPHADDEAPSGKKGRFGLAIDALAEQAGLSPREKDVLRCLAMGYDAGTAAKRLQVSWNTVRTHTRNVYAKLDVHARQELIALVDEATDQLP, encoded by the coding sequence ATGAAGGCGTTTCCGGAAAAGCTCGTCAAGGCGTGCCCGTCGGTGCCCTACCTTGCGCTCGGCATCTGGCTGGCATGGGCCTATATCGCCTACAGCGGCACCGCCTGGCTCTCGGACACCGAGGTCAACGGCGCGAACATCTCCACGATGTACATTGTCTCGACGCTCGCGTTCGGCATCGCGCTGCTCGCGGCCGCCTGCGCGGGGCAGCGCGTGCGCCGGTTGATCGACCGCCCGCAGGCGGTGCTCGCCGGCGGGGCCGCGGCATCCCTCGGGTGCCTCGTCATCATCCTCATCGGGCCGTACTATCTCATGCCCGTGCTCTCGGACGAGGTCACGAACGTCGTCTTCTACATCGCCAGCGCATGCACGGGCGTCGGCACATCCGTGATCGGCCTCAAGTGCGGGCAGCTGTACGGCGGCATCGCGCCTCGCAAGGCCATCCTGTACACGGCGCTCTCGCACGTCGTGATCGCGCTCATCTACTTCACCGTCATCGGCTCGCCCGCCTGGCAGCCCGTTGCGGGAGGGCCGTCTCTCACGGGCATCGTCGCCTTCGTGAGCATGCCCTTCGCCGCCGCAGCCGCTTCCGCGCTGTCGTTCATCGCGCCTCCAAGCGAGAAGGGCGCGCCCGAGGACCGCAGCTCCCGCTTCCCGCGGTCGTTCTGGAAGCTCATCGCGGTCACGTTCGTCTTCTCGTTCGTGGTGGTGGCCCTGCGCTCGATGCTCGTCGAGGTGTCGCCGGTCGACGTCACGCTCGACAACACGCGCCTTGTCATGCTGCTGCGCATGGTCATGGCGCTCGTGTTCGCGGCGGCGGCCATCGGCGTCGAGGGGGAGCGCTTCGACTTCGGCAAGATCTACTCGGTCATCATGGCCGCCGTCGTGGCGCTCATCGCGTTCTGTCCCATCGTGGGCGTCACGCACCTCGGGTGGAGCGCGCTCGTCACCTTCCTCTCGGCCATCTTCGAGTTCGTGCTGTGGTGCATCCTCGCGTTCGTGGTCTACCAGCGCCATATTTCGGCCGTGCTCGTGTTCGGCTACGGATACGGGATGTTCATGGCGGGGTCGGGCGCCGGATGGCTGGCGGGCGTGCACCTGTTCCCGCAGATAGCGGTCACGTCGAACTCCATCGTGCTGTACCTCGTGCTGGCGTTCGCGGTGCTTGCGTGCGCGTTCGTGCTGTTCTCGGAGAAGGAGTTCGACCGCCTGTTCAAGCCCGAGGGGGCAGGGGAGGCCTCGCTCGACGACCTGCTGGGCGACGAGCTTCCCGACCCGCACGCCGACGACGAGGCGCCTTCGGGCAAGAAGGGCCGCTTCGGGCTGGCCATCGACGCGCTGGCCGAACAGGCGGGCCTCTCGCCGCGCGAGAAGGACGTGCTGCGCTGCCTGGCCATGGGCTACGACGCCGGCACGGCCGCCAAGCGCCTGCAGGTGTCGTGGAACACCGTGCGCACCCATACGCGCAACGTGTACGCGAAGCTCGACGTCCATGCGCGCCAGGAGCTCATCGCGCTCGTCGACGAGGCCACCGACCAGCTTCCGTGA
- a CDS encoding VanZ family protein codes for MEQAVSTAYEAATALVPLFVAYAIVRERARRTGTQASACLPTLAFALYLAAVLSVTGAGTLYDLLRILDGHGPVASSVSLVPFADADVVGCALNAVLFVPLGFLLPFAFRPRMRASGALAFGLAFSLAIELSQLLNNRTTDADDLVMNALGALAGFALFKAWSLLRHGTPAPRRGAFARRPAMAGLGEPALYLAAAFAGRFLLFNDLGVSELLGAL; via the coding sequence ATGGAGCAGGCGGTATCGACGGCGTACGAGGCGGCGACGGCGCTCGTTCCGCTCTTCGTCGCGTACGCGATCGTGCGAGAACGGGCGCGGCGCACGGGAACCCAGGCGAGCGCGTGCCTGCCGACGCTCGCGTTCGCGTTGTACCTTGCCGCGGTGCTGAGCGTCACGGGAGCCGGCACGCTCTACGATCTGCTGCGCATCCTCGACGGGCACGGGCCGGTGGCGAGCAGCGTGAGCCTCGTCCCTTTCGCCGACGCCGACGTCGTCGGGTGCGCGTTGAACGCCGTGCTGTTCGTCCCGCTCGGCTTCCTGCTTCCGTTTGCGTTCCGTCCGCGCATGCGGGCATCGGGCGCGCTCGCGTTCGGGCTCGCGTTCTCGCTGGCAATCGAGCTGAGCCAGCTGCTGAACAACCGAACCACCGATGCGGACGACCTCGTCATGAACGCGCTGGGCGCCCTCGCCGGGTTCGCGCTGTTCAAGGCATGGAGCCTCCTGCGTCACGGCACGCCGGCGCCGCGGCGCGGCGCCTTCGCGCGCAGACCCGCGATGGCCGGCCTCGGCGAGCCGGCGCTATACCTGGCGGCGGCGTTCGCGGGCCGCTTCCTCCTGTTCAACGACCTGGGCGTATCGGAGCTGCTAGGCGCGCTCTGA
- a CDS encoding TMEM175 family protein yields MPKGRLEAFTDAIIAIIMTVLVLELHEPTGGGFAALFEEWHRLLIYLVSFLMLAIYWNNHHHLFQAARSVNGKVLWANNFFILSLSLFPFVTSWMGDYFSDLAPQVTFGFMVMAADIMFFVVARNLRQVEDGNDAVSVYFNRYWKSWASVGANLAAIALGILVRPELVFVVNALMLVLWVVPERRIERAVRS; encoded by the coding sequence ATGCCGAAGGGAAGATTGGAAGCGTTCACCGACGCGATCATCGCCATCATCATGACGGTGCTCGTGCTCGAACTGCACGAGCCGACCGGCGGCGGTTTCGCCGCCCTGTTCGAGGAGTGGCACCGGCTGCTCATCTACCTGGTCAGCTTCCTCATGCTGGCCATCTATTGGAACAACCACCATCACCTGTTCCAAGCCGCGCGCAGCGTGAACGGCAAGGTGCTCTGGGCGAACAACTTCTTCATACTCAGCCTGTCGCTGTTCCCCTTCGTCACATCGTGGATGGGCGACTACTTCTCCGACCTTGCGCCCCAGGTGACGTTCGGCTTCATGGTAATGGCCGCCGACATAATGTTCTTCGTCGTGGCGCGCAATCTGCGGCAGGTGGAGGACGGCAACGACGCGGTGAGCGTCTACTTCAACCGGTACTGGAAATCGTGGGCGTCGGTGGGGGCGAACCTCGCGGCCATCGCGCTCGGCATCCTCGTGCGCCCCGAGCTCGTGTTCGTGGTGAATGCGCTCATGCTCGTGCTGTGGGTGGTGCCCGAGCGGCGCATCGAGCGCGCCGTGCGCTCGTAG
- a CDS encoding lipocalin: MEIARLVLGALLLVAAALLAVQLYNGRWLFLIAKPEKTKKGTFFPEGTANTGKRASWVMVACFAVVATLMAFEMGKMTGVPVFVQAATVLSNIALVAFCLSLVWTLFAGRKDQNYQDRFKKDGVRLLVLLLGACAVMTAVSLLFV, encoded by the coding sequence ATGGAGATCGCACGTTTGGTGCTGGGCGCATTGCTGCTGGTTGCTGCGGCGCTGTTGGCGGTGCAGCTGTACAACGGGCGCTGGCTGTTCCTGATCGCCAAGCCCGAGAAGACGAAGAAGGGCACGTTCTTCCCCGAGGGAACCGCCAACACGGGCAAACGGGCCTCGTGGGTCATGGTGGCCTGCTTCGCCGTCGTGGCCACGCTCATGGCCTTCGAGATGGGCAAGATGACCGGCGTGCCGGTGTTCGTGCAGGCCGCCACCGTCCTCAGCAACATCGCGCTCGTGGCCTTCTGCCTGAGCCTCGTGTGGACGCTGTTCGCCGGGCGCAAGGATCAGAACTACCAGGATCGGTTCAAGAAGGACGGCGTGCGCCTGCTCGTCCTGTTGCTGGGCGCCTGCGCCGTCATGACGGCCGTGTCGCTTCTGTTCGTCTGA
- a CDS encoding MarR family winged helix-turn-helix transcriptional regulator has product MTNERATNLPTDEFFWEFLDAGKDAFSSERWQGVLMDCSKNELLALVHVYRAGETTMSRIAEYVGVPLNTATGIANRLEKRGLVQRWRSVQDKRVMVVRITDEGARQVAEVMGTVGSLVGALFEDLSDEERLVLLKVVKRLPALLEREGGDGKERGSAKTGMKRIAIE; this is encoded by the coding sequence ATGACGAACGAGCGCGCGACGAATCTCCCAACCGACGAGTTCTTCTGGGAGTTCCTCGACGCGGGCAAGGACGCCTTCTCCTCCGAGCGGTGGCAGGGCGTGCTCATGGACTGCTCCAAGAACGAGCTGCTCGCGCTCGTGCACGTCTACCGTGCGGGCGAGACCACCATGTCGCGCATCGCCGAGTACGTGGGCGTGCCGCTGAACACGGCCACGGGCATCGCGAACCGGCTGGAAAAGCGCGGCCTCGTGCAGCGCTGGCGCAGCGTCCAGGACAAGCGCGTGATGGTGGTGCGCATCACCGACGAAGGCGCGCGGCAGGTGGCCGAGGTCATGGGCACGGTGGGCTCGCTCGTCGGAGCGCTGTTCGAGGACCTGTCGGACGAGGAGCGGCTCGTGCTGCTCAAGGTGGTCAAGCGGCTGCCCGCGCTGCTCGAGCGCGAAGGCGGGGACGGGAAGGAGCGCGGAAGCGCGAAGACGGGCATGAAGCGCATCGCGATCGAGTAG
- a CDS encoding ArsA family ATPase: MTQIRIFTGKGGVGKTSVAAASAWKAAARGERTLLASTDAAHSVSDVLAQRVGPEEVRVADNLDAVELDADRIMEGEYGDLVRSVTSMATSMQRGADDGGELPTMPGLDGLFALLKLLEYAESGRWDTIVVDCAPTGETLALLKFPELLGWYVEKWLPLGKAALRVLSPLSKKVLKVELPDKHAMSDIERLYARLIDLQELLKDGDRTAVRIVTLPEKMVVEETKRNYLYLNLFGYRVDGLVVNRVLPAEEAQGFFAEWAEVQARCMDELSQVFADVPTARLPWHGTDICGAEGVAQLAEELPDESVFAAAPPLEHERYAQTPDGWALELALPLADKGALELYQAGSDLVVRVGAMARCIPLPNALAGFDVAGARLENGTLHVAFAEGERDER, encoded by the coding sequence ATGACGCAGATTCGGATATTCACGGGAAAGGGCGGGGTCGGCAAGACGAGCGTTGCGGCCGCGAGCGCCTGGAAGGCGGCCGCACGCGGCGAGCGCACGCTGCTGGCCAGCACGGATGCGGCGCACAGCGTGAGCGATGTGCTGGCGCAGCGCGTCGGGCCCGAAGAGGTGCGCGTGGCCGACAACCTCGATGCGGTCGAGCTCGACGCCGACCGCATCATGGAAGGGGAGTACGGCGACCTCGTCCGATCCGTCACCTCGATGGCCACCAGCATGCAGCGCGGCGCCGACGACGGCGGCGAGCTGCCGACCATGCCGGGCCTCGACGGGCTGTTCGCGCTGCTCAAGCTGCTCGAGTACGCCGAAAGCGGGCGCTGGGACACCATCGTCGTGGACTGCGCGCCCACGGGCGAGACGCTCGCCCTGCTCAAATTCCCCGAACTTCTGGGCTGGTACGTCGAGAAGTGGCTGCCGCTCGGCAAGGCGGCGCTGCGCGTGCTGTCGCCGCTGTCCAAGAAAGTGCTCAAGGTGGAGCTTCCCGACAAGCACGCCATGTCGGACATCGAGCGCCTCTACGCGCGGCTCATCGACCTGCAGGAGCTGCTGAAGGACGGCGACCGCACCGCCGTGCGCATCGTGACGCTGCCCGAGAAGATGGTCGTCGAGGAGACGAAGCGCAACTACCTCTACCTCAACCTGTTCGGCTACCGCGTGGACGGCCTCGTCGTGAACCGCGTGCTGCCCGCCGAGGAGGCGCAGGGCTTCTTCGCCGAATGGGCCGAGGTCCAGGCGCGCTGCATGGACGAGCTCTCCCAGGTGTTCGCCGACGTGCCCACCGCGCGCCTCCCCTGGCACGGCACCGACATCTGCGGCGCGGAAGGGGTGGCGCAGCTGGCCGAGGAGCTTCCCGACGAGAGCGTGTTCGCCGCCGCGCCGCCCCTCGAGCACGAGCGTTACGCGCAGACGCCAGACGGATGGGCGCTCGAGCTGGCGCTTCCGCTGGCGGACAAGGGCGCGCTCGAGCTGTACCAGGCCGGAAGCGACCTCGTCGTGCGCGTGGGCGCCATGGCCCGCTGCATCCCGCTGCCGAACGCGCTGGCGGGCTTCGACGTGGCGGGCGCGCGGCTGGAGAACGGAACGCTGCACGTGGCCTTCGCGGAAGGAGAACGGGATGAACGCTGA